One segment of Desmodus rotundus isolate HL8 chromosome 6, HLdesRot8A.1, whole genome shotgun sequence DNA contains the following:
- the UBE2D4 gene encoding ubiquitin-conjugating enzyme E2 D4 produces the protein MALKRIQKELTDLQRDPPAQCSAGPVGDDWFYWQATITGPNDSPYQGGVFFLNIHFPTDYPFKPPKVAFTTKIYHPNISSNGSICLDVLQSLWSPSLTVSKVLLSICALLSDPNPDDPLMPEIAHTYKANREKYNRLAREWTQKYAM, from the exons ATGGCGCTGAAGCGGATCCAGAAG GAATTAACAGACCTGCAGAGGGACCCTCCTGCCCAGTGCTCCGCAGGACCTGTGGGAGATGATT GGTTCTACTGGCAGGCCACCATCACCGGCCCG AATGACAGTCCCTACCAAGGAGGCGTTTTCTTCCTGAACATCCACTTTCCCACCGATTACCCATTCAAACCCCCTAAG GTTGCTTTCACCACCAAAATCTACCACCCCAACATCAGCAGCAACGGCAGCATCTGCCTCGATGTCCTGCAGTCCCTGTGGTCTCCGTCACTGACAGTGTCCAAAG TGCTCTTGTCCATCTGTGCTCTGCTCAGCGACCCCAACCCTGACGACCCTCTGATGCCGGAGATTGCCCACACCTACAAGGCCAACAGAGAAAA ataCAACAGACTAGCGAGAGAGTGGACACAGAAGTATGCTATGTAA